In one window of Paucibacter aquatile DNA:
- a CDS encoding prephenate dehydrogenase produces MFNQLGVIGCGLMGGSFALAMKKAGLVKHVVGYSKSPSTTEMAKRLGVIDQVAESALLAVSGADIVLLAVPVSATETTLKAIRHLISPKVLLMDVGSTKCDVVSAAQQALGKHIDSFVPAHPITGKESGGVQNADANLYQDCQVILTPLPQTRPALVQKATDVWSALGAQVLKMTPQNHDAAFAAVSHLPHLLAFAFFQSVAAQPAGRDYLSLAGPGFRDFTRIAASEPTVWRDILMANKAEVLVQSQRFRQALDALEALLKNDDAAALEARIRLISDARSQWQLAAPRPPK; encoded by the coding sequence ATGTTCAACCAACTCGGCGTGATCGGCTGCGGCCTGATGGGCGGCTCCTTTGCCCTGGCCATGAAAAAAGCCGGCCTGGTCAAGCATGTGGTGGGCTACAGCAAATCGCCCTCCACCACCGAGATGGCCAAGCGCCTGGGCGTGATCGACCAGGTGGCCGAGTCGGCCCTGCTGGCCGTTTCGGGCGCTGACATCGTGCTGCTGGCCGTGCCGGTCTCGGCCACCGAGACCACCCTCAAAGCCATCCGCCATCTGATCAGCCCCAAGGTCCTGCTGATGGATGTGGGCTCGACCAAATGCGATGTGGTCAGTGCCGCGCAGCAGGCCCTGGGCAAGCACATCGATTCCTTTGTGCCGGCACACCCGATCACCGGCAAGGAATCGGGCGGGGTGCAGAACGCCGATGCCAATCTGTACCAGGACTGCCAGGTCATCCTGACGCCGCTGCCGCAAACCCGGCCGGCCCTGGTGCAAAAAGCCACCGATGTCTGGTCGGCCCTGGGTGCGCAGGTGCTCAAGATGACGCCGCAGAACCACGACGCGGCCTTCGCTGCCGTCAGCCATCTGCCGCATCTGCTGGCTTTCGCGTTTTTCCAGTCGGTGGCGGCCCAACCGGCCGGCCGCGACTACCTCAGCCTGGCTGGCCCAGGTTTCCGCGATTTCACCCGCATCGCCGCCAGCGAACCCACGGTCTGGCGCGACATCCTCATGGCCAACAAGGCCGAGGTGCTGGTGCAATCGCAGCGCTTCCGTCAGGCGCTCGACGCGCTGGAAGCGCTGCTCAAGAATGACGACGCCGCCGCGCTGGAAGCCCGCATCCGTCTGATTTCGGATGCCCGCAGCCAGTGGCAATTGGCCGCGCCGCGCCCTCCCAAGTAA
- the pheA gene encoding prephenate dehydratase, whose protein sequence is MADTDGSTPLPELGTLRQQIDALDQQLLDLLNRRARVAEQVGEVKRREGSPFFRPDRVAQVIEKIRQANRGPLKDEHVSAIWREIMSACLALESPQRVAVLGPFGTFCEQAAIEYFGGAADLIYCNSFDEVFHATASGSAQYGVVGVENMTEGVVTRSLDLFLHTPTHVVGEVSLLIRHNLLRKDNSLQDIEAVLAHPQALAQCQNWLNKHLPNAERRAVSSNAEGARLAATNPAYAAIASERASTLFGLHIVAHAVQDEAYNRTRFAVITLPQTMATPPATGRDCTSLIVSVPNRPGAMHDLLVPLKTHGVSMTRLESRPARTGQWDYYFYIDLDGHPSEPHVAAALTELRESCAFFKVIGAYPLKA, encoded by the coding sequence ATGGCTGATACGGACGGCAGCACCCCGCTGCCCGAACTGGGCACTCTGCGTCAGCAGATCGACGCGCTGGACCAGCAACTGCTGGACCTGCTGAACCGCCGCGCCCGCGTGGCCGAACAGGTGGGCGAGGTCAAGCGCCGCGAAGGCTCGCCCTTCTTCCGCCCCGACCGTGTGGCGCAGGTGATCGAGAAGATCCGCCAGGCCAACCGGGGCCCGCTGAAAGACGAGCACGTCAGCGCCATCTGGCGTGAAATCATGTCGGCCTGCCTGGCCCTGGAATCACCGCAGCGCGTGGCCGTGCTGGGGCCGTTTGGCACCTTCTGCGAACAAGCTGCCATCGAGTACTTCGGCGGCGCGGCCGACCTGATCTACTGCAACAGCTTCGACGAAGTCTTCCATGCCACCGCCTCGGGCAGCGCCCAGTACGGCGTGGTCGGCGTGGAGAACATGACCGAGGGCGTGGTCACCCGCTCGTTGGACCTGTTCCTGCACACCCCCACCCATGTGGTCGGCGAGGTCAGCCTGCTGATCCGCCACAACCTGCTGCGCAAGGACAACAGCCTGCAGGACATCGAGGCCGTGCTGGCCCATCCGCAAGCCCTGGCCCAGTGCCAGAACTGGCTGAACAAGCACCTGCCGAACGCCGAGCGCCGCGCCGTCTCCAGCAATGCAGAAGGAGCTCGACTCGCGGCCACCAACCCGGCCTATGCCGCCATCGCCAGCGAACGCGCATCCACCCTGTTTGGCCTGCACATCGTGGCGCACGCGGTGCAGGACGAGGCCTACAACCGCACCCGCTTTGCCGTCATCACCCTGCCGCAGACCATGGCCACGCCGCCGGCCACCGGCCGCGACTGCACCAGCCTGATCGTCTCGGTGCCCAACCGCCCTGGCGCCATGCACGACCTGCTGGTGCCGCTGAAGACCCACGGCGTGTCAATGACACGCCTGGAATCGCGCCCGGCCCGCACCGGCCAGTGGGACTACTACTTCTACATCGATCTCGACGGCCACCCGTCCGAGCCCCATGTGGCCGCGGCTTTGACCGAGCTGCGCGAGTCCTGCGCCTTCTTCAAGGTCATCGGCGCCTACCCCTTGAAGGCCTGA
- the serC gene encoding 3-phosphoserine/phosphohydroxythreonine transaminase, whose translation MSSRPFNFSAGPAALPEAVLQQVAGEMLDWHGSGMSVMEMSHRGREFTEIAETAERDLRELLQVPSHFRILFMQGGGLAENAIVPMNLAGRQGLGKVDAVVSGSWSKKSAQEARRYADVQIAADSGPGGYRSLPSPSSWQLRRDAAYVHICSNETIDGLEFHELPDLLALGSEAPLVVDCSSHVLSRTIDWSRVGLAFAGAQKNIGPAGLTLVFVREDLLGHAMAICPSAFDYKTVAEANSMYNTPPTFGIYVAGLVFQWLKAFRHGEQSGVAAIEQRNIEKAALLYAALDASSVFETRVAAECRSRMNVPFYLRGAYDTPQLNESFLNGAKARNLLQLKGHKSVGGMRASIYNAMPLEGVQALVAYLKDFEAQYG comes from the coding sequence ATGAGCTCCCGCCCGTTCAATTTTTCCGCCGGCCCGGCCGCCCTGCCCGAAGCCGTGCTGCAGCAAGTGGCCGGCGAGATGCTGGACTGGCACGGCTCCGGCATGAGCGTGATGGAGATGAGTCATCGCGGCCGCGAGTTCACCGAGATCGCCGAGACCGCGGAGCGCGATCTGCGCGAGCTGCTGCAAGTCCCCAGCCACTTCCGCATCCTGTTCATGCAAGGCGGCGGCCTGGCCGAGAACGCCATCGTGCCCATGAATCTGGCCGGTCGCCAGGGCCTGGGCAAGGTGGACGCGGTGGTCAGCGGCTCCTGGTCCAAGAAAAGCGCCCAGGAAGCGCGGCGTTATGCCGATGTACAGATTGCTGCCGACAGCGGCCCGGGCGGCTACCGCAGCCTGCCCTCACCCAGCAGCTGGCAGCTGCGCCGCGATGCGGCCTATGTGCACATCTGCTCCAACGAAACGATTGACGGGCTGGAGTTCCACGAGCTGCCCGATCTGCTTGCGCTCGGCAGCGAGGCGCCGCTGGTGGTCGATTGCTCCTCCCATGTGCTTTCCCGCACCATTGACTGGTCGCGCGTCGGTCTGGCCTTTGCCGGCGCGCAGAAGAACATCGGTCCGGCCGGCCTGACCCTGGTGTTTGTGCGCGAAGACCTGCTGGGCCATGCCATGGCCATCTGCCCCTCGGCCTTCGATTACAAGACCGTGGCCGAGGCGAACTCCATGTACAACACGCCGCCGACCTTTGGCATCTACGTGGCCGGCCTGGTGTTCCAGTGGCTCAAGGCCTTCCGCCACGGCGAGCAGAGCGGCGTGGCGGCCATCGAACAGCGCAATATCGAGAAGGCCGCCCTGCTCTACGCAGCGCTCGATGCCTCTTCGGTGTTTGAAACCCGCGTGGCGGCCGAGTGCCGCTCGCGCATGAATGTCCCGTTTTACCTGCGCGGCGCGTACGACACGCCGCAGCTGAACGAATCCTTCCTGAACGGTGCGAAGGCGCGAAACCTGCTGCAGCTCAAAGGCCACAAGTCGGTGGGCGGCATGCGGGCATCGATTTACAACGCCATGCCCTTGGAGGGCGTGCAAGCCCTGGTGGCTTACCTGAAGGATTTCGAGGCTCAATATGGCTGA